The genomic DNA CGCTTCAAAAGCCGCCGCGGATCATGCTGTCCGGGCGTATCAAAATGTCTTCGGTTTGAAAACGACAATTTCCGTTTGCTGCAACAATTACGGTCCCTATCAGTATCCTGAAAAACTAATACCGCTTTTTTTAACCAGAATATTCGAAGGGGGAAAAATCCCTGTTTACAGAAGCAGTGCGAACAAAAGAGAATGGCTTCACGTCCTGGATCACTGCTCGGCAATAGATGCTGTTCTCCAAAGAGGAAAAATTGGCGAGACATACAACATAGGGAGTTCGGTTGAAAAGAGCGTTGAAGAAATTGCTGAAACTCTCATGAAACTTACATCCGCTCCTGAAGGAACAAAAACTTACGTCGAAGACAGACCGGGGCACGACAGAAGATATCTTTTAAACAGCTCCAAAATCAGAAATGAGCTCGGATGGAAACCTGAAATAGATTTCGACGATGGAATTTCTCGCACAGTCGAATGGTTCAGAGAAAACGAAAAGTGGTGGAAGAATTTGATAAAAAAATCTTCAGTTGACGAGACGGCGTGGTGAACTCAGAATTTTTTCATTACGAGAACGTCGTCTTCCTTACCCTCGTGCCATGTGTTGAAACCGATTTTTT from candidate division WOR-3 bacterium includes the following:
- the rfbB gene encoding dTDP-glucose 4,6-dehydratase, translating into MRLMVTGGAGFIGSNYIRQRFIRNPSDEILNYDLLTYAGNPENLRDMEKSSYSYVFEKGDICDSERVRSVLKNFKPEAVINFAAESHNSYSVLDPGVFFRTNAMGTQNLLECARLEYVERFHHISTCEVYGDMDLNDNGSFTESSPYRPKTVYNASKAAADHAVRAYQNVFGLKTTISVCCNNYGPYQYPEKLIPLFLTRIFEGGKIPVYRSSANKREWLHVLDHCSAIDAVLQRGKIGETYNIGSSVEKSVEEIAETLMKLTSAPEGTKTYVEDRPGHDRRYLLNSSKIRNELGWKPEIDFDDGISRTVEWFRENEKWWKNLIKKSSVDETAW